A single region of the Neodiprion pinetum isolate iyNeoPine1 chromosome 5, iyNeoPine1.2, whole genome shotgun sequence genome encodes:
- the LOC124218794 gene encoding chondroadherin: MAAGWWVLRVQFVAVMVAVMTGVSGLCPARCKCDDEFLRVSCISTGLDVVPIQLNPEIRHINLAGNRVTSLHLTFGFYGNLETLDLSSNLIHTLGSDNFNLQQNLLSLNVSFNSVQTISKNAFHGLNALRELDLSGNNITEIDKQALRFTSELESLNLSRNSLTSLPDGLLKNLHKIRTLVLNKNPLLEAPANNLALAPSLENLNLAYNLIQELHRDSLSSLPSLITLDLANNVIRGISEDAFDRLPGLLRLDLSGNNLTSVPTAPLSKLTMLSKLILSRNPLGSLQTIAFQNLFELRDLELEECLIARIHARSFADNINLEQISLDGNTELEELPERILYGARYLKSVSLRRCSLATLQPTQFPVDTLASFQAGGNPLLCNCSIQWLWNVIRSEEHRNESRLKVDSLDIVCADEEFKGKRLISLPESSLRCHLSPLYLSLFASGCLITTAAILALIVYVTKAKRKKQPAYTAPRPELLVYVGQGSELDKNTESYSRRLIAQLEEVGYNSPGKMQWDAQLARPSRDAKDFNLYETPQYARPSVHETSTGVLVRPQRSTDILDPYARQDEAYAVADVTSLQEEAPEVLSLYHMQSSTNRSNFPPVVDYDAPFHYQKQKPHIVFV, encoded by the coding sequence ATGGCAGCCGGCTGGTGGGTGTTACGGGTGCAGTTCGTGGCGGTAATGGTGGCCGTCATGACGGGCGTTAGTGGTCTTTGTCCGGCACGGTGTAAGTGCGACGACGAGTTTTTGCGCGTATCTTGCATCTCGACTGGCCTCGACGTCGTTCCTATTCAACTGAACCCGGAAATCCGGCACATCAACCTGGCCGGCAATAGAGTGACCAGTCTTCATCTGACCTTTGGGTTCTACGGCAATCTCGAGACCCTCGACCTCAGCTCGAACCTCATCCACACTCTAGGCTCTGACAATTTTAATCTCCAGCAGAACCTGCTCTCCCTAAACGTTAGCTTCAACTCCGTCCAGACGATTTCCAAGAACGCATTTCACGGCCTCAACGCCCTCAGGGAGCTTGATCTTAGTGGGAATAACATAACGGAAATCGACAAGCAAGCACTCAGGTTCACCAGCGAATTGGAATCGTTAAATCTTAGCAGAAACTCCCTCACAAGTCTTCCAGATGGCCTGCTCAAGAATCTCCACAAAATTCGCACCCTGGTGCTGAACAAAAATCCTCTTCTTGAGGCTCCCGCCAACAACTTGGCTCTCGCGCCAAGCTTAGAAAACCTTAACCTCGCCTACAACCTCATACAAGAACTCCACAGAGACTCTCTGTCCTCCCTTCCGTCCCTGATCACCCTGGACCTTGCAAACAACGTGATAAGAGGCATTAGTGAGGACGCATTCGACCGTCTTCCGGGACTTTTGCGTCTCGATTTATCCGGGAACAACTTGACCTCGGTACCAACTGCTCCTCTTTCCAAACTGACTATGCTGTCGAAGCTGATACTCAGCCGAAATCCTCTAGGATCCCTCCAGACGATCGCCTTCCAAAACCTGTTTGAGCTTCGTGACCTTGAACTCGAGGAGTGCTTAATAGCGCGGATTCACGCCAGATCATTCGCGGACAACATTAATCTCGAGCAGATATCGTTGGATGGAAACACCGAGTTGGAAGAACTTCCAGAACGTATTCTATATGGAGCGAGGTACCTGAAGTCCGTCTCGTTACGGAGGTGCAGTTTGGCGACACTGCAGCCGACCCAGTTTCCCGTCGACACTCTCGCCTCTTTTCAGGCCGGGGGTAACCCGCTTTTGTGCAACTGTTCCATCCAGTGGCTGTGGAACGTGATCCGGTCCGAGGAGCACCGAAACGAGTCCCGACTGAAGGTAGACTCCTTGGACATCGTGTGTGCTGACGAGGAGTTTAAGGGCAAGAGGCTCATTTCGCTACCTGAAAGCTCGCTACGGTGTCACTTGAGTCCCCTTTATCTGTCGCTCTTCGCCAGTGGGTGCCTAATCACGACGGCGGCGATACTAGCCCTGATAGTCTACGTGACCAAGGCGAAAAGGAAGAAGCAGCCGGCGTACACCGCGCCTAGGCCTGAACTCCTCGTCTACGTCGGCCAGGGTAGTGAGCTGGACAAGAACACCGAGTCGTACAGCAGACGACTGATAGCCCAGCTTGAGGAGGTGGGCTACAACTCGCCTGGAAAGATGCAGTGGGATGCGCAACTGGCGCGACCCTCGCGGGACGCGAAAGACTTCAACCTCTACGAGACCCCGCAGTACGCAAGACCCAGTGTCCACGAGACGTCCACAGGGGTGTTGGTCCGGCCTCAGAGGTCCACCGACATCTTGGACCCCTACGCAAGGCAGGACGAAGCCTACGCCGTGGCGGACGTTACCTCGCTGCAAGAAGAAGCTCCGGAAGTACTCTCTCTCTACCATATGCAGAGCTCTACCAACAGGTCAAACTTCCCCCCTGTCGTCGACTACGATGCACCCTTCCACTACCAGAAGCAAAAGCCGCACATTGTTTTCGTCTGA